The following are encoded in a window of Haliotis asinina isolate JCU_RB_2024 chromosome 14, JCU_Hal_asi_v2, whole genome shotgun sequence genomic DNA:
- the LOC137261702 gene encoding beta-1,3-galactosyltransferase 5-like isoform X1 produces MQVHVCVFGFPAVILPIDSNGCDSNSVVMRRRQLCGIAVVVIVLMLGVVRYTQSPGIDNSVSTQNRRLPGSNVLDSRKERVQVLSKKTEIKTRRVTIPSRTTVTPNKHAHKDNVPSEEEIYFVKRPKRVTPLDFKFTIPGPPVCYSKNYPLLLVLVLTMHDHVEERKAVRETWGSVVKTKKWGEADVPENTLLVFLLGKPDNDSKSDLARQENEVYHDIVEADFKESYFNLTYKVLMGYKWAKQFCPAAKYILKVDEDTFINLAALVNILGTLDLGNTVLGPYFETAGVERGGKHRLDKASYPFRAYPPHVKGNFYVMPSDLAFRVVEAAEYMPYVCIEDAHITGILLKVIGGKHIGVSPAAYRPKGPSNQICDFKNPFKLASQKVTPNMAREIWKIILGQRKCS; encoded by the exons ATGCAAGTACATGTATGCGTGTTTGGTTTTCCTGCAGTGATTCTACCTATTGATTCCAATGGATGTG attctAACAGCGTAGTCATGCGCCGCCGCCAACTATGTGGAATCGCTGTGGTTGTGATTGTCCTCATGTTAGGAGTTGTACGGTATACACAGTCACCAGGCATCGATAATTCCGTCTCTACCCAAAACCGGCGTCTACCGGGATCTAATGTATTAGATTCTCGCAAGGAAAGAGTCCAAGTACTTTCAAAGAAGACAGAGATAAAAACAAGGCGTGTTACAATTCCTTCAAGGACAACAGTTACTccaaacaaacatgcacacaaagACAATGTGCCTAGTGaggaagaaatatattttgtcaaGCGCCCTAAACGAGTAACCCCCCTTGACTTCAAGTTTACCATACCTGGACCGCCTGTTTGCTACAGCAAGAACTATCCTTTGCTGCTAGTGCTTGTGTTGACAATGCATGACCATGTGGAAGAAAGGAAGGCAGTTCGGGAGACTTGGGGCAGTGTTGTTAAGACCAAGAAATGGGGAGAAGCGGATGTCCCCGAAAACACCTTGCTGGTATTCTTGCTGGGGAAACCAGATAACGATTCCAAATCCGATCTCGCTCGTCAGGAAAATGAGGTATACCACGACATTGTTGAAGCAGATTTTAAAGAATCCTATTTCAATTTGACCTATAAGGTTTTGATGGGATATAAATGGGCAAAACAGTTTTGCCCTGCAGCAAAATACATTCTAAAGGTAGACGAGGACACATTTATCAACCTGGCCGCACTCGTGAACATTCTAGGAACATTAGATTTGGGAAACACTGTCCTTGGACCCTATTTTGAAACAGCAGGCGTTGAAAGAGGTGGAAAGCATCGGTTGGACAAGGCGAGTTATCCTTTCAGAGCCTATCCTCCTCATGTAAAGGGAAACTTCTATGTAATGCCATCTGACTTAGCGTTCAGGGTTGTGGAAGCAGCGGAGTATATGCCCTATGTCTGCATTGAGGACGCCCACATAACAGGGATTCTTTTAAAGGTCATAGGGGGCAAACATATAGGTGTTTCCCCAGCTGCCTATCGCCCGAAAGGACCTTCAAATCAAATATGTGACTTTAAAAACCCTTTCAAACTTGCATCACAAAAGGTGACCCCAAATATGGCTAGAGAAATTTGGAAGATTATATTAGGACAGAGAAAGTGTTCGTGA
- the LOC137261702 gene encoding beta-1,3-galactosyltransferase 5-like isoform X2 produces MRRRQLCGIAVVVIVLMLGVVRYTQSPGIDNSVSTQNRRLPGSNVLDSRKERVQVLSKKTEIKTRRVTIPSRTTVTPNKHAHKDNVPSEEEIYFVKRPKRVTPLDFKFTIPGPPVCYSKNYPLLLVLVLTMHDHVEERKAVRETWGSVVKTKKWGEADVPENTLLVFLLGKPDNDSKSDLARQENEVYHDIVEADFKESYFNLTYKVLMGYKWAKQFCPAAKYILKVDEDTFINLAALVNILGTLDLGNTVLGPYFETAGVERGGKHRLDKASYPFRAYPPHVKGNFYVMPSDLAFRVVEAAEYMPYVCIEDAHITGILLKVIGGKHIGVSPAAYRPKGPSNQICDFKNPFKLASQKVTPNMAREIWKIILGQRKCS; encoded by the coding sequence ATGCGCCGCCGCCAACTATGTGGAATCGCTGTGGTTGTGATTGTCCTCATGTTAGGAGTTGTACGGTATACACAGTCACCAGGCATCGATAATTCCGTCTCTACCCAAAACCGGCGTCTACCGGGATCTAATGTATTAGATTCTCGCAAGGAAAGAGTCCAAGTACTTTCAAAGAAGACAGAGATAAAAACAAGGCGTGTTACAATTCCTTCAAGGACAACAGTTACTccaaacaaacatgcacacaaagACAATGTGCCTAGTGaggaagaaatatattttgtcaaGCGCCCTAAACGAGTAACCCCCCTTGACTTCAAGTTTACCATACCTGGACCGCCTGTTTGCTACAGCAAGAACTATCCTTTGCTGCTAGTGCTTGTGTTGACAATGCATGACCATGTGGAAGAAAGGAAGGCAGTTCGGGAGACTTGGGGCAGTGTTGTTAAGACCAAGAAATGGGGAGAAGCGGATGTCCCCGAAAACACCTTGCTGGTATTCTTGCTGGGGAAACCAGATAACGATTCCAAATCCGATCTCGCTCGTCAGGAAAATGAGGTATACCACGACATTGTTGAAGCAGATTTTAAAGAATCCTATTTCAATTTGACCTATAAGGTTTTGATGGGATATAAATGGGCAAAACAGTTTTGCCCTGCAGCAAAATACATTCTAAAGGTAGACGAGGACACATTTATCAACCTGGCCGCACTCGTGAACATTCTAGGAACATTAGATTTGGGAAACACTGTCCTTGGACCCTATTTTGAAACAGCAGGCGTTGAAAGAGGTGGAAAGCATCGGTTGGACAAGGCGAGTTATCCTTTCAGAGCCTATCCTCCTCATGTAAAGGGAAACTTCTATGTAATGCCATCTGACTTAGCGTTCAGGGTTGTGGAAGCAGCGGAGTATATGCCCTATGTCTGCATTGAGGACGCCCACATAACAGGGATTCTTTTAAAGGTCATAGGGGGCAAACATATAGGTGTTTCCCCAGCTGCCTATCGCCCGAAAGGACCTTCAAATCAAATATGTGACTTTAAAAACCCTTTCAAACTTGCATCACAAAAGGTGACCCCAAATATGGCTAGAGAAATTTGGAAGATTATATTAGGACAGAGAAAGTGTTCGTGA